The Enterococcus sp. 7F3_DIV0205 genome has a window encoding:
- the queA gene encoding tRNA preQ1(34) S-adenosylmethionine ribosyltransferase-isomerase QueA, with product MLSTEDFDFDLPEELIAQTPLKDRTSSRLLVLNRETKEMEDRHFHDIIDELNPGDALVMNDTRVLPARLYGEKPETGGHLEVLLLTNTEGDTWETLIKPAKRAKVGTKISFGDGRLTATVMEELEHGGRIVTFHYEGIFLEILESFGEMPLPPYIKERLEDPERYQTVYAKENGSAAAPTAGLHFTQELLAKIQSKGVKLVYLTLHVGLGTFRPVSVDNISEHEMHSEFYRLTEEAAAQLNDVRESGGKIVAVGTTSIRTLETIGTKFDGQIKADSGWTDIFITPGYEFKVVQAFSTNFHLPKSTLVMLVSAFAGRDLTLAAYQHAIDEHYRFFSFGDAMFVK from the coding sequence ATGCTTAGTACAGAAGATTTTGATTTTGATTTACCGGAAGAACTGATTGCACAAACACCCTTAAAAGATCGAACAAGTTCGAGGCTTTTAGTTTTAAATCGAGAAACAAAAGAAATGGAAGATAGACATTTTCACGATATCATTGATGAATTGAATCCAGGAGATGCGTTAGTCATGAATGATACGCGAGTACTGCCAGCTCGATTATATGGTGAGAAACCTGAGACTGGTGGACATTTGGAAGTATTGCTTTTGACCAATACAGAAGGTGATACTTGGGAGACGTTGATTAAACCCGCCAAACGAGCAAAAGTCGGTACAAAAATCAGCTTTGGTGATGGTCGATTAACTGCAACTGTTATGGAAGAGTTGGAACATGGCGGGCGAATCGTAACGTTTCATTATGAAGGGATTTTCTTGGAAATTTTAGAGTCATTTGGTGAAATGCCCTTACCACCATACATCAAAGAACGTCTAGAAGACCCAGAACGCTATCAAACGGTTTATGCGAAAGAAAATGGTTCTGCAGCGGCTCCAACAGCAGGTTTACACTTTACCCAAGAATTACTTGCTAAAATCCAATCAAAGGGTGTCAAGCTTGTTTATTTGACCTTACATGTTGGTTTAGGAACATTTAGACCTGTCAGTGTGGATAATATTTCAGAACATGAAATGCATAGTGAGTTTTATCGCCTAACAGAAGAAGCGGCGGCCCAATTAAATGATGTTCGTGAATCTGGAGGAAAAATTGTTGCAGTTGGTACAACATCGATTCGTACGTTAGAAACGATCGGTACAAAGTTCGATGGACAAATCAAAGCGGATAGTGGTTGGACAGATATTTTTATTACACCAGGCTATGAGTTTAAAGTGGTACAAGCGTTTTCTACCAACTTCCATTTACCTAAATCGACTTTAGTAATGTTAGTCAGTGCATTTGCAGGTAGAGATTTAACGCTTGCAGCATATCAGCACGCAATTGATGAACACTATCGTTTCTTTAGTTTCGGCGATGCAATGTTTGTAAAGTAG
- a CDS encoding VOC family protein codes for MFPSIHHVSLLTRFAEENLLFYTDILGLRLVKKTVNQENHHMLHYYYGDYAGTPGSVITFFVVPSLAQRYDNHHFLSTIALKIPKDSLNFWKQHLTSMNVPFMEEHRTLHFVDKDQVAIHLVEVEQGPLKKERQVKNSIPGNKQILGLLSTDFHVATPEKTADFFHQLLGLKSQDDHIQLNDTDFIRLLPTFTNKKTRMGRGSMDHIAFSVKDEQTLEMLHEKAKNQGWNIEQIIHRGYFKSLYIREPGGNRVEFATLTPGFTIDEPLNNLGEKLALPAFLEQDRAEIERNIYKEK; via the coding sequence ATGTTTCCATCTATTCATCATGTTTCATTATTAACAAGATTTGCTGAGGAAAATTTGTTATTCTATACTGATATTCTTGGATTGCGTCTCGTAAAAAAAACAGTTAATCAAGAGAACCACCACATGCTACATTACTATTATGGCGATTATGCTGGAACACCTGGTTCTGTCATAACTTTTTTCGTAGTTCCCTCTCTTGCTCAACGCTATGATAATCATCATTTTTTAAGTACGATCGCGTTAAAAATTCCTAAAGACAGCCTAAACTTCTGGAAACAGCATTTAACTAGTATGAACGTTCCTTTCATGGAAGAACACCGCACGCTTCATTTTGTAGATAAAGATCAAGTGGCTATTCATTTGGTTGAAGTGGAACAAGGACCTTTAAAAAAAGAACGACAAGTGAAAAATTCTATTCCAGGAAATAAACAAATCTTAGGTCTCTTATCTACTGATTTTCATGTTGCAACACCTGAAAAAACAGCTGATTTTTTCCACCAGTTGTTAGGTTTGAAAAGTCAAGATGATCATATTCAACTAAATGATACAGATTTTATTCGTCTCTTACCAACATTTACGAATAAAAAAACACGAATGGGACGTGGAAGTATGGACCATATTGCTTTTTCAGTCAAAGATGAACAAACTTTAGAAATGTTACACGAAAAAGCAAAAAACCAAGGATGGAACATCGAACAAATCATTCATCGTGGGTATTTTAAAAGTCTATATATTAGAGAACCAGGTGGCAATCGGGTTGAATTTGCTACTTTAACACCTGGCTTCACAATTGATGAACCTTTAAACAATCTAGGAGAAAAACTTGCTCTACCAGCTTTTTTAGAACAAGATCGAGCAGAAATTGAAAGAAATATTTATAAAGAAAAATAA
- a CDS encoding DUF4097 family beta strand repeat-containing protein codes for MEEYLNQLKAAFAEEDIEDFNELKEDLLEQLAICLEEGQTEEEVVARLAPPEEIAADYYADLSLDAAINAKTSVVPREEIQDVFIQTQKKRMQKFIKTVLKVLKPLVLLLLLALFTFFLIYTVRELYEEHNLARIPTILCLLLLAVILQLVKGWIIPKQKLINGLSIVFSGLGVVMLLFFSITGQLMYSGRQYYKEISLTSNHHAAFSFDSDADVEITSVEVSSTEKPSLMIKGRFKESDIKKIENGSYDNKINLTLDKENIFDTFTRTGRSEVIFFIPKDTILDDFHLGLSRGDLRLLDIQTKNFDLDLTAGDVYAKNIIADEGNVDSDYGDVIIEESAMNLKVNSVSGKTVITGMLGNLTIEGNKGLSILKFLRSDKVVLNNHSGRMILEDSETKKLKTTATDGQVIVKRTKGDLVMINESGKIVSEENKGTLELKNGSGPTIAIQESKVNANVSSESGFIKWLQDPSQSVEVVASTGTGELRNDFLDIPGSGKYKINVKSKTGDVKILEKVE; via the coding sequence ATGGAAGAATATTTAAACCAACTAAAGGCTGCTTTTGCTGAAGAAGATATAGAGGATTTTAACGAGTTAAAAGAAGATTTACTGGAACAGTTGGCCATTTGTTTAGAAGAAGGACAGACAGAAGAAGAGGTCGTGGCTAGACTTGCACCTCCAGAAGAGATAGCAGCTGATTATTATGCAGATTTAAGTTTGGATGCAGCAATCAATGCCAAGACTTCGGTTGTGCCTAGAGAAGAAATTCAAGATGTATTCATTCAAACACAGAAAAAAAGAATGCAGAAGTTTATAAAAACGGTACTTAAGGTATTAAAACCATTAGTATTACTGTTACTTTTAGCGTTGTTTACTTTTTTTCTGATCTATACAGTAAGAGAACTGTATGAGGAACACAACCTTGCTAGAATTCCAACGATTTTATGTTTATTACTACTAGCTGTTATTTTACAATTAGTAAAGGGATGGATCATCCCAAAACAGAAATTAATCAATGGGTTATCAATTGTTTTTTCAGGACTTGGAGTGGTAATGCTATTGTTCTTTTCGATTACTGGCCAATTGATGTATTCAGGCAGACAGTATTATAAAGAGATTAGTCTGACATCTAATCATCATGCTGCATTTAGTTTTGATTCAGATGCGGATGTGGAGATTACAAGCGTAGAAGTATCCAGCACTGAAAAGCCAAGTCTGATGATCAAAGGTCGTTTTAAGGAAAGTGACATCAAAAAAATTGAAAATGGATCCTATGATAACAAAATAAACTTAACCTTAGATAAAGAAAATATTTTTGATACATTCACACGAACAGGACGTTCTGAAGTGATTTTCTTCATACCAAAAGACACGATTCTTGATGATTTTCATTTAGGATTAAGTCGTGGAGATTTGCGTTTATTAGATATTCAAACAAAGAACTTTGATTTGGACTTAACTGCCGGTGATGTCTATGCGAAAAATATTATTGCAGATGAGGGCAATGTAGATAGTGATTATGGTGACGTAATCATAGAAGAATCTGCGATGAACTTGAAGGTCAATAGTGTTTCTGGGAAAACAGTAATTACTGGTATGCTTGGAAACCTCACGATTGAAGGGAATAAAGGACTTTCTATTTTAAAATTTTTGCGTTCCGATAAGGTGGTATTAAACAACCACTCAGGTCGTATGATTTTAGAAGATTCTGAAACTAAGAAATTAAAAACTACTGCAACGGATGGACAAGTAATTGTAAAACGAACAAAAGGCGATCTTGTGATGATCAATGAAAGTGGAAAAATTGTTTCAGAAGAAAATAAAGGAACACTAGAACTGAAGAATGGATCTGGACCAACAATTGCAATTCAAGAGAGTAAGGTAAATGCGAATGTTTCTAGTGAATCTGGATTTATCAAATGGCTACAAGATCCTAGTCAATCAGTTGAAGTCGTTGCCAGTACAGGAACTGGTGAACTGAGAAATGATTTTTTAGATATACCAGGTAGCGGAAAATATAAAATTAACGTGAAATCCAAAACAGGAGATGTCAAAATCTTAGAAAAAGTTGAGTAA
- a CDS encoding PadR family transcriptional regulator codes for MRASSQFKKGALEMCVLHFIQKEDRYGYELTQRVNQFIPITEGALYPVLRRLVKEEYCVIYTKESPDGPSRKYYQMTKKGIEYLETLERDWDEFVEQVSKLREAD; via the coding sequence ATGAGGGCTTCTAGCCAATTTAAAAAAGGTGCTTTAGAGATGTGTGTGCTTCATTTTATTCAAAAAGAAGATCGATATGGTTATGAGTTAACACAACGAGTGAATCAATTTATACCGATTACTGAAGGGGCGCTTTACCCAGTTTTGCGTCGATTAGTCAAGGAAGAATATTGTGTCATTTATACCAAAGAATCGCCAGATGGTCCTTCCAGAAAGTATTACCAAATGACCAAAAAGGGAATAGAGTATTTGGAAACTTTGGAACGTGATTGGGATGAATTCGTTGAACAAGTGAGTAAACTGAGGGAGGCAGATTAG
- a CDS encoding glycosyltransferase family 2 protein, translated as MEKFGLGYLVFSLSYLFLFYLVSKKDVKYRKFVLTGFVIIQFVYLVWRFLYTIPSGNIVETLAGSLLYLAEFMGFVQAFTLVILFWKPYKRAEKSLDELKTLPTVDILIATYNENIEILERTVVGCLSIDYPKELLKIYLCDDGDRSIVRKLAEKHRVEFIARPTHEHAKAGNLNYALTKTDGEIIVTQDADMVPKREFLQRTLGYFAEEKVGFIQTPQTFFNSDIFQHNLYLDSEINNEQDFFMRSLEEGKDQFNAVLYVGSNALFKRSALDSIGGFTTGVITEDMATGLLLQNNGWKGVFVNEALASGLSPETLADFVKQRDRWGRGNVQVAKKYTLKKLKNLSFIQKWFYLDGVLYWYGGMYKLIYLLCPFLYLVFDISSLKTTLSQLVVFWLPAFLSGSVMYKSVARKKYNSFISNIYELVTAPQVSWAVWKETLFSPKKNKKFHVTIKGIQGEKGYFDWRNCKVQILLLAANCFALVFYILQLDFAHLQWWDIFTINIYWLFYNIVSLTVAVSVAYERPRLPMIIPVDYQGELVKEDQVIPVQINFLGEKSISITVSQKDPYLSVLLNQEEGFLSFQKIKNVKAIRSRMINIGGQVEITFKIQKFSRKNHYRWLGLIYSDPKYGVGDIHSIRVKFYTIFKYIVKNRKDAQKNQQLLS; from the coding sequence ATGGAAAAATTTGGGTTAGGATATTTGGTATTTAGTTTAAGTTATTTATTTTTGTTTTACCTTGTTTCTAAGAAAGATGTAAAGTATCGAAAATTTGTATTAACTGGTTTCGTAATTATTCAGTTTGTTTACTTAGTTTGGCGTTTTCTTTATACGATTCCAAGTGGAAATATTGTCGAAACACTTGCAGGAAGTCTATTGTATTTGGCAGAATTTATGGGGTTTGTCCAAGCGTTTACTTTGGTCATTTTGTTTTGGAAACCGTATAAGCGTGCTGAAAAATCATTAGATGAATTGAAGACGTTACCTACAGTTGATATTTTGATAGCTACATATAATGAAAATATTGAAATTTTAGAAAGAACAGTTGTTGGTTGTTTATCGATTGATTATCCAAAAGAATTATTGAAGATTTATCTTTGCGATGACGGAGACCGTTCAATAGTTAGAAAATTAGCAGAAAAACATCGGGTAGAATTTATAGCTCGTCCAACGCATGAGCATGCTAAAGCAGGAAATTTAAATTATGCTTTGACAAAAACCGATGGAGAAATCATTGTGACACAAGATGCCGATATGGTACCTAAACGGGAATTTCTACAACGAACACTGGGCTATTTTGCTGAGGAAAAAGTTGGATTTATCCAAACACCTCAAACCTTTTTTAATTCAGATATTTTTCAACATAATTTGTATTTAGATAGCGAGATTAATAATGAACAAGACTTTTTTATGCGTAGTTTAGAAGAGGGGAAAGATCAATTTAATGCAGTCCTTTATGTAGGAAGTAATGCCTTATTCAAACGCAGTGCACTTGATTCGATTGGTGGATTCACAACAGGTGTGATCACAGAGGATATGGCTACAGGCTTGCTGTTGCAAAATAATGGTTGGAAAGGCGTATTTGTCAATGAAGCACTTGCCTCTGGCCTTTCACCAGAAACCTTAGCTGATTTTGTAAAACAGCGTGATCGTTGGGGACGAGGCAATGTCCAAGTTGCAAAAAAGTATACCTTAAAGAAACTGAAAAATTTATCATTTATTCAAAAATGGTTTTATCTTGATGGTGTCTTGTATTGGTATGGGGGAATGTATAAACTGATTTATTTACTTTGTCCATTTTTGTATCTAGTTTTTGATATATCCAGTTTAAAAACGACTTTGTCGCAGTTAGTAGTATTCTGGCTACCTGCTTTTCTGTCTGGAAGTGTGATGTACAAATCAGTTGCCAGAAAAAAATACAATTCTTTTATAAGTAATATTTATGAATTAGTTACTGCACCACAAGTATCTTGGGCAGTTTGGAAAGAAACCTTGTTTAGTCCTAAAAAGAACAAGAAGTTTCATGTGACGATCAAAGGAATTCAAGGCGAAAAGGGCTATTTTGATTGGCGTAATTGTAAAGTACAAATTTTATTATTAGCAGCAAACTGTTTTGCGTTGGTTTTCTATATTTTACAATTAGATTTTGCGCATTTACAGTGGTGGGATATTTTCACTATCAATATTTATTGGTTATTTTATAATATTGTCAGTTTGACTGTTGCAGTCTCCGTAGCATATGAGCGCCCGCGTTTGCCAATGATTATCCCCGTTGATTATCAAGGAGAACTAGTAAAAGAAGACCAAGTGATTCCAGTTCAAATCAATTTTTTAGGTGAAAAAAGTATAAGTATCACAGTTTCCCAAAAAGATCCTTACTTGAGCGTATTGTTAAATCAAGAAGAAGGTTTTCTTTCTTTTCAAAAAATAAAAAATGTAAAAGCAATTCGTTCGCGTATGATTAATATAGGCGGACAAGTTGAAATTACTTTTAAAATCCAAAAATTTTCACGCAAAAATCACTATCGTTGGTTAGGTCTGATTTATTCAGATCCAAAGTATGGAGTTGGAGACATTCATTCTATCAGAGTTAAGTTTTATACGATTTTTAAATATATAGTCAAAAATAGAAAAGATGCACAAAAAAATCAACAGTTATTGTCATAA
- a CDS encoding betaine/proline/choline family ABC transporter ATP-binding protein (Members of the family are the ATP-binding subunit of ABC transporters for substrates such as betaine, L-proline or other amino acids, choline, carnitine, etc. The substrate specificity is best determined from the substrate-binding subunit, rather than this subunit, as it interacts with the permease subunit and not with substrate directly.): protein MIEFQHVSKIYKGGKIAVDDINLSFDKGEFICFIGTSGSGKTTSMRMINRMTDPSKGKILINGEDIQTINPVELRRKIGYVIQNIGLMPHMTIRENIVLVPKLLKVDLEERNKIAEKMIDLVELPREMLDRYPNELSGGQQQRIGVVRALAANQDIILMDEPFGALDPITRDSLQDLVKDLQERLGKTIVFVTHDMDEALKLSNRIAIMSEGKVIQFDTPDNILRHPVNEFVEELIGEDRLIQAKPDITTVGEVMLNNAITITPEKSLSEAIKLMREKRVDTLLVVDGAGVLKGFIDVETLDRRRNTATSVSDIMNPKVFFVKKSSLLRDTLQRILKRGLKYVPVVDDQQKVVGILTRASLVDIVYDVIWGEEETEDVTPASNETESTDVKQPQAEV from the coding sequence TTGATCGAATTTCAACATGTTTCAAAAATTTACAAAGGCGGTAAAATCGCTGTAGATGACATCAATCTGTCTTTTGATAAAGGTGAATTTATCTGCTTTATCGGAACCAGTGGTAGCGGAAAAACAACTTCTATGCGGATGATCAATCGGATGACGGATCCATCAAAAGGAAAAATCTTAATTAATGGTGAAGATATTCAAACCATCAATCCAGTAGAATTACGCAGAAAAATCGGGTACGTTATTCAAAATATCGGCTTGATGCCACACATGACAATCAGAGAAAACATCGTGCTTGTACCTAAGTTATTAAAAGTCGACCTAGAAGAACGGAACAAGATCGCAGAAAAAATGATCGATTTAGTTGAACTACCTAGAGAAATGCTTGACCGTTATCCAAATGAACTTTCTGGTGGTCAACAACAAAGAATCGGGGTCGTTCGTGCCCTTGCAGCCAATCAAGACATCATCTTGATGGATGAACCTTTTGGCGCGTTAGATCCTATTACAAGGGATTCTTTACAAGATTTAGTTAAAGACTTACAGGAACGATTAGGAAAAACCATTGTGTTTGTTACTCATGATATGGATGAAGCACTGAAATTATCAAATCGAATTGCGATTATGAGCGAAGGAAAAGTCATCCAGTTTGATACACCAGATAATATTTTACGTCATCCAGTTAATGAATTTGTTGAAGAATTGATTGGTGAAGACCGCTTGATCCAAGCCAAACCGGATATTACCACAGTTGGTGAAGTGATGCTAAACAACGCCATCACGATCACGCCAGAAAAATCATTATCAGAAGCTATCAAGCTCATGAGAGAAAAACGAGTTGATACACTCTTGGTCGTTGACGGAGCTGGTGTTTTAAAAGGGTTTATTGATGTTGAAACGCTTGACCGTCGTAGAAATACAGCTACTAGTGTGAGTGATATCATGAATCCAAAAGTCTTCTTTGTAAAAAAATCTTCCTTACTACGAGATACGTTGCAACGAATATTAAAACGCGGTTTAAAATATGTTCCTGTCGTGGATGACCAACAAAAGGTAGTTGGAATCTTAACCAGAGCCTCACTTGTAGATATCGTGTACGACGTTATCTGGGGTGAAGAAGAAACAGAAGATGTAACTCCTGCTTCAAACGAAACAGAATCAACTGATGTCAAACAGCCTCAAGCGGAGGTGTAG
- a CDS encoding ABC transporter permease, translated as MNQFLLERGNELVTKIGEHIFISGVALLLGILFAVPIGILLTRTKRTAAIVIGLTSALQTVPSLALLALMIPIFGVGKIPAIIALFIYSLLPILRNTYIGIKEVSSDYKDAAKGMGMTNVQSIFMVELPIAMPTIMAGIRLAAVYVIAWATLASYIGAGGLGDFIFSGLNNYQPDLIFAGTIPVTILALAADLLLGLLEKKLTPKALKEAE; from the coding sequence ATGAATCAGTTTCTTTTAGAAAGAGGAAATGAACTTGTTACTAAAATCGGTGAGCATATTTTCATTTCAGGTGTCGCACTTCTTTTGGGGATTTTATTTGCAGTACCGATCGGGATTTTATTAACTAGAACTAAAAGGACAGCTGCCATCGTCATCGGCTTGACCAGTGCCTTACAGACTGTCCCTTCATTAGCCTTACTCGCATTGATGATTCCGATCTTTGGTGTCGGTAAAATTCCAGCGATTATCGCTTTGTTTATTTATTCATTACTCCCTATTTTAAGAAATACGTATATTGGGATCAAAGAAGTCAGTTCTGATTATAAAGATGCCGCCAAAGGGATGGGCATGACGAATGTACAATCGATTTTTATGGTCGAGTTGCCTATCGCAATGCCGACCATCATGGCGGGGATTCGTCTGGCTGCGGTGTATGTCATCGCTTGGGCAACACTTGCCTCTTACATCGGCGCAGGTGGTCTTGGAGACTTTATTTTCAGCGGATTAAATAATTATCAGCCAGATTTGATTTTTGCTGGAACCATTCCTGTTACTATTTTAGCTTTAGCGGCAGACTTGTTATTAGGTCTGTTAGAGAAGAAATTAACTCCTAAAGCATTGAAGGAGGCAGAATGA
- a CDS encoding osmoprotectant ABC transporter substrate-binding protein: MMKQKLKLLLITFCSALLLSGCSLPGLASNSDESTISITGGITSEAQILASLVAGMIEHYTDEKTTIINNLATTTINHQAMMNGDAQISAARYTGTDLTTTLNLEPIKDPKKAFDVVQSEFQKRFQQKWFNSYGFANTYAFMVTQETAKKYNLKTISDLKKVGDQLTAGVDTSWIDRKGDGYKGFTETYGFDFKRVFPMQIGLVYDAVAANKMDVVLGYSTDGRIGSYDLVILEDDLHFFPPYDACAVVTDALLNEHPELNDVLAKLSGQISTETMQKLNYQADNDLMEPATVADNFLKEHHFFESEGGGK, translated from the coding sequence ATGATGAAACAAAAATTAAAATTATTACTCATAACGTTTTGTAGCGCTTTATTATTATCAGGTTGCTCTTTACCAGGACTAGCTTCTAACTCTGATGAGTCGACTATTTCCATTACAGGTGGAATTACCTCAGAAGCTCAAATATTAGCAAGCTTAGTTGCTGGGATGATCGAGCATTACACGGACGAAAAAACAACAATCATCAACAATTTAGCCACAACGACAATCAATCATCAAGCCATGATGAATGGCGATGCACAAATTTCAGCCGCCCGTTATACCGGGACTGATTTAACAACTACATTAAATTTAGAGCCGATCAAAGATCCTAAAAAAGCCTTTGATGTTGTACAATCTGAATTTCAAAAAAGATTTCAGCAAAAATGGTTTAACTCTTACGGATTTGCCAATACCTATGCATTTATGGTTACACAAGAAACCGCTAAAAAGTATAATCTAAAAACCATCAGTGACCTCAAAAAAGTCGGCGATCAATTAACAGCAGGTGTTGATACCTCTTGGATCGATCGTAAAGGTGATGGTTACAAAGGCTTTACAGAAACATATGGTTTTGACTTCAAGCGTGTTTTTCCGATGCAGATTGGTTTAGTTTATGATGCTGTTGCGGCGAACAAGATGGATGTCGTATTAGGTTATTCAACAGATGGCCGAATCGGCAGTTACGACCTTGTTATTTTAGAAGATGATCTTCATTTCTTCCCGCCTTATGATGCTTGTGCTGTTGTAACAGATGCCCTTTTAAATGAACATCCTGAATTGAATGATGTTCTAGCTAAGTTATCTGGACAAATTTCAACAGAAACAATGCAAAAATTAAATTATCAAGCGGACAACGATTTAATGGAACCTGCGACTGTAGCCGATAATTTCTTAAAAGAACACCATTTCTTCGAATCTGAAGGAGGTGGAAAATAA
- a CDS encoding ABC transporter permease, whose amino-acid sequence MQNLQDMNLLQQFIYYFEQNGSYVLSQFVRHFLISIYGVLFAAIVGIPIGIFIARRRKMAGWVVSIANLIQTVPSLAMLSILMLGLGLGVNTVIVTVFLYSLLPIIKNTYTGMIQVDRNILDVGKGMGMTKWQRLYMVELPLSVSVIMAGIRNALVVAIGITAIGAFVGAGGLGDIIIRGTNATDGTAIILVGALPTALMAIITDWVLGIIERRLDPASKHSTN is encoded by the coding sequence ATGCAGAATCTACAAGATATGAATTTACTGCAACAGTTTATTTATTACTTTGAACAAAACGGCAGCTACGTATTGAGCCAATTTGTCCGACATTTTCTGATTTCCATCTACGGTGTATTATTTGCCGCGATTGTTGGAATACCGATTGGAATTTTCATTGCCCGCAGAAGAAAAATGGCTGGCTGGGTCGTGAGTATCGCAAACTTGATTCAAACGGTCCCTTCATTGGCGATGCTTTCAATTTTAATGCTCGGTCTTGGACTTGGTGTCAATACAGTTATCGTTACCGTCTTTCTCTATTCTCTATTACCGATCATCAAAAATACGTATACTGGAATGATTCAGGTCGATCGAAATATTTTAGATGTGGGTAAAGGAATGGGTATGACAAAGTGGCAACGACTTTACATGGTGGAATTGCCACTGTCAGTTTCTGTGATCATGGCAGGGATTCGGAATGCTTTAGTTGTGGCGATCGGGATCACAGCCATTGGTGCTTTTGTAGGAGCAGGTGGTCTTGGTGATATCATTATTCGCGGAACCAATGCGACGGATGGTACAGCAATCATCCTTGTTGGGGCGTTACCGACTGCTTTGATGGCAATCATTACGGACTGGGTATTAGGCATAATCGAACGCCGCTTGGATCCAGCGAGTAAACATTCAACGAATTAA
- a CDS encoding prenyltransferase translates to MTLKILWELGEIYTTPLDWFLVLLGMAYSSYAQGSFFNWRILIFLIVLFLYHITMNVFNNYMDYQNAKDDHYKKQTSTVSKWNLSLKTVKRIFLFFLFISLFFGAILVFSTDGLVLILGLVGYYVGFGYSYGRRPINSLPIAETIPAVLSGFMIPIISAYLANYGASSLTLHSLWGMLMAFMPMFFCMFNNLLANNTCDLEEDIKNGRKTLVYYIGKKNSVLLLILLTCLSYVSILVAVYFNQAPVLTLGMMLLFPITLNVLRPYFKQQIKKQTFPLVLKGMSLIMLGYPVVYWIGSFINQQ, encoded by the coding sequence ATGACACTTAAAATTTTATGGGAGTTAGGAGAAATCTATACAACTCCGCTTGATTGGTTTTTGGTCTTATTGGGAATGGCTTATAGCAGTTATGCTCAAGGAAGTTTTTTCAATTGGCGTATTCTTATTTTCTTAATTGTCTTATTTCTTTATCATATCACGATGAATGTGTTTAATAATTATATGGATTATCAAAATGCGAAAGATGATCATTATAAAAAACAAACGAGCACAGTTAGTAAATGGAACCTTTCTCTAAAAACAGTGAAAAGGATTTTTTTATTTTTTCTGTTCATTTCTTTGTTTTTTGGCGCTATTTTAGTTTTTAGTACGGATGGCTTAGTGTTGATTTTGGGGCTTGTAGGATATTATGTTGGTTTTGGTTATTCTTATGGGAGAAGACCGATCAATAGTTTACCAATAGCGGAGACGATTCCAGCAGTATTAAGTGGTTTTATGATTCCGATAATCAGTGCTTACTTGGCGAATTATGGGGCGTCTAGTTTAACGTTGCATTCACTTTGGGGCATGCTGATGGCTTTTATGCCGATGTTTTTCTGTATGTTTAATAACTTACTGGCAAATAATACATGTGATCTTGAGGAAGATATTAAAAATGGGCGTAAGACACTTGTCTATTATATTGGCAAGAAAAATAGTGTTTTATTGCTTATCCTGTTAACGTGTTTAAGTTATGTTTCAATTTTGGTAGCCGTTTATTTTAATCAGGCTCCGGTTTTGACCTTAGGGATGATGTTACTATTTCCGATTACTTTAAACGTGTTGCGACCTTATTTTAAACAACAAATAAAAAAACAGACTTTTCCATTAGTCCTTAAAGGGATGTCATTGATTATGCTTGGGTATCCAGTTGTTTATTGGATTGGAAGTTTTATTAATCAGCAATAG